The nucleotide sequence GCTGAAGCCGCCAAGCAAATACGTATAATTTTTCCGCTCATCCTCCCCTTGATATTTTCTTTCAGGGGGCCATCAAACGAAAAAAGGCCATGAAGGTCTTCCAAAACCGGAGGATTCTTCATGGCCTTTTTTTATCCAAGTCCAACTTTCAGACGTCCTCGAAGCCCCGTCGCAGTTCTTCCGAGTTCCAAAATAGCGCCTGAACGGAACACCCGTTTTGGGTACAAGCTGAGCCGGAGGGCAGGCGGCGCGCTGCTCCAAATAGGGGTTTTCCGTTCTGGCACACAATAGCTGCCCTCCCCTGCCCCATACCATCCACATGAATTGAATCGGCCTCAAAGGCCATATTTTTCATATCATAAAGGAGGAACATCATGATGTCGTGGAAAAAGAGATGGCAAGGATATGCAATCGTTGTATTGCTTCTGGGTTTGGCGATGACGGTTTATGCCGATACCGGACCAGGCGCTACCTCGTATCAAATGGAAACCATGGTCATATCCACCACGCGAACCGAAATTCCGGTCTTCGATGCAGTGCAAAACGTTACGGTGCTCACTTCGGAAGACATCGAGGCGTCTCCTTTCGATCGGGTAGAGGACATCGTTCGCAGTGTTCCAGGCATGTACAATTTCAGACATTATGGGCTGCAAACCAACGGTATCGTCAGTCCTCTGGAAATGCGTGGTGTTGGAAACAACCGGGTATTGCTGCTTGTGGATGGAGTCCCACAAAATGACAATTTCAACAACTCCATTGCTTGGGTCGGATGGGGCCATATTCCCAAGGAATCCATCGAACGTATCGAAATCGTTCGAGGCACGACTTCTGCGCTTTACGGTTCCGAAGGGCTTGGCGGCGTTGTTCACATCATCACCAAGAAACCCTCAACCATCAGAAAGACATCCATTCGAGCCGAAGCCGGGAGCGCACAAACCTATGCAGGGTATGGTTTTCACAATCAAAAAATCAACGATTGGGGAATACTGATCAATGGAGGCTACGAAACCTCAAACGGTTTTTACATGGTTGAAAATCCGAAATCTTACGAAATCGAGCGCTATCGGAATATGGGAAAGGTATTCGGGAAAGTCGGCTACGATATCGATCCTTCGAGCGATGTCGCCGTATCGGCGCTGTATTTCGATCAGGACGCCGGTCAGGGGAGGACGTATTTTCACAACGATCTTGAACTCGACCAATATTGGACAACCTACCGGAAAAAATTCGATATGGTTTCCCTGAAAGCCCTGGCCTATCTCAACCGAGCCGACAAGACCGCCTACCAGGATAACGCTACCAACAATTACACATCTCTCGATCATACCGAAAAGTTTCATGGCACCTATACATGGGGTGCGGACATACAGGGTACGCTGGCTGCTTCCAAATCGGCGCCATTCACCATTGGTGCGGCATTCAAAGAAGCCAATCTGGACTATGACGAAGACTACGTGACCAGCAGTCGAGATGCCGGTGCAAAAGG is from Desulfatirhabdium butyrativorans DSM 18734 and encodes:
- a CDS encoding TonB-dependent receptor plug domain-containing protein is translated as MMSWKKRWQGYAIVVLLLGLAMTVYADTGPGATSYQMETMVISTTRTEIPVFDAVQNVTVLTSEDIEASPFDRVEDIVRSVPGMYNFRHYGLQTNGIVSPLEMRGVGNNRVLLLVDGVPQNDNFNNSIAWVGWGHIPKESIERIEIVRGTTSALYGSEGLGGVVHIITKKPSTIRKTSIRAEAGSAQTYAGYGFHNQKINDWGILINGGYETSNGFYMVENPKSYEIERYRNMGKVFGKVGYDIDPSSDVAVSALYFDQDAGQGRTYFHNDLELDQYWTTYRKKFDMVSLKALAYLNRADKTAYQDNATNNYTSLDHTEKFHGTYTWGADIQGTLAASKSAPFTIGAAFKEANLDYDEDYVTSSRDAGAKGTQRFISPFLNLDVHLLEKQLILNVGARYDWIETSDGMNWDTASSAGKPPYSNHYGSKTDESFSPKLGLAWHPDGRTTLRASGGKGFRAPSLFELYKVHVRGGGTYYRYANPYLSPEEIWSYDIGGERLLTDKLLGKLTFYQSFASDYIGDRLVGTSKISGGKTRYEYKLDNISKVHIHGIEAEFQYEIRNNLNVFANYTYNISKIDEDLNNKNLEGNYLPNDPRHKVHGGFRYQNPDTINASIIGNYYNNIYYDNENTLNTGDYWTVDLALSRMFLKHYTVYINIENLFDKEYPIFLSSSSGDTIAPGIIVTAGLKFEF